One segment of Cydia amplana chromosome 16, ilCydAmpl1.1, whole genome shotgun sequence DNA contains the following:
- the LOC134655157 gene encoding uncharacterized protein LOC134655157, which translates to MDRPSTSQQSEKYSVPRLDKLPTSSTQSVDKVEMFEVREHVPYQAEVTRAPGAYDAESGDVYTNSWDSAWVAICQLLNLLHHMQVAIVVFCIWHFALTVEPSGAISNLQLHIIFAGTGYQLFLVEAVLTLHRHNSWSFQLSQDGKRVVHGCLQLIGSLFVIVGSFLALAETDMVVNTPHGYCGVIALAFSLASFISGIIALFSSKVRLMIRSGPVKILHIALGLIALSMGLITIAIGFNMDYFSAANPGLSTALMCFVVFTLMYIIVQPIINLISTTRKTL; encoded by the exons ATGGATAGACCTAGCACAAGCCAGCAGTCGGAGAAATATTCTGTACCCAGACTAGATAAACTCCCGACTAGTTCTACGCAGTCTGTGGATAAGGTGGAGATGTTTGAAGTGAGGGAGCATGTGCCGTATCAAGCGGAGGTAACTCGAGCACCAGGCGCCTATGACGCGGAGAGCGGTGACGTGTATACCAACTCCTGGGACTCCGCGTGGGTGGCCATTTGCCAATTGTTGAACCTCCTTCACCATATGCAGGTGGCCATCGTCGTGTTCTGCATATGGCACTTCGCGTTAACTGTAGAACCCAGTGGGGCCATCAGCAATCTTCAGCTCCATATAATTTTCGCGGGAACCGGC TACCAGCTGTTCCTAGTAGAAGCGGTCCTGACGCTCCACAGACACAACTCCTGGTCCTTCCAACTGTCCCAGGATGGGAAGCGAGTGGTCCACGGCTGTCTGCAGCTCATCGGCTCCTTGTTCGTCATTGTGGGCTCGTTCCTGGCTTTAGCTGAGACTGACATGGTTGTAAACACACCTCATGGATATTGCG GTGTTATTGCACTGGCCTTCTCCCTAGCCAGCTTCATCTCCGGTATCATAGCACTTTTCTCCTCGAAAGTACGTCTGATGATCAGGAGCGGACCCGTCAAGATCCTCCACATCGCGCTTGGCTTAATTGCTCTCTCCATGGGCCTTATCACGATAGCTATAGGGTTCAATATGGATTACTTCAGCGCTGCAAACCCTGGGTTATCGACGGCTCTCATGTGTTTTGTGGTGTTCACCCTGATGTATATTATTGTTCAGCCGATTATCAATCTGATATCGACTACTAGAAAAACCCTGTGA